The genomic stretch ATGGAGGAAAGAGTGGTGATGTAAGAAAAGTGGTGCAAGAAGGGAAGCGGTTGCAAGAGAAGAAAAAACCCGATCGCCTCTATTGCGTGTTTGATGGCGATCGCCCAGAATTTGACGAAGCGTGTAAAATGGCCAAGGATGATGAACCGATCTTTTCGATTCCCTGTTTTGATCTGTGGTTTTTACTACATTTTGAGTATACGAGTAGTCCATTGACCAGTGAGCAAGTATGCGACAAAGTGGACAGAATATTTAAAGAGCAGGAGATTCTTAAGCCTAATGAATCTTATGAAAAAGAAAAAGGTAGAGATTATTATACCTGTCTCCGAACAGAACAGGAGAGGGCTATTAAAGGAGCCAAACAGTTAATGAAAGAGCAAGAGGAGAATGACTCGAATAACCCGTTAACCAGGGTTCATCTATTGGTTGAAGAGCTAAAAAAGGTGAACATGAGGTGAGGGGGATGAACCCCAGAGATATGGAGGAACGGAGAGGAGATGTCTATATAAAGGAAAACTGTCCATGGCAGTAGCGAGGACTTGGACTCCAGGGTAAGGTTGCTTGGTGGAAGGGGCAAACCCGACAATTTTAGCCCAAGCCAGAACTCCATCACGCAAGCAAGATAATTGGGGTAGACCCCCTGATTTCAGGATTTAGCGGTGAAAAAATGGTAAGATTAGGAGTTTAGTGTCTAAAATCGAAAAGCGTAGTGCTGAAGGAAAGCGATGATTAAGTTACGATTGAAACGGTTTGGCAAGAAGCGGGAAGTGAGCTATCGGATTGTGGCGATGCCGAGTACGACTCGCCGGGAAGCTCGTCCTTTGGAAGAGTTGGGCTTTTATAATCCGAGAACGGATGAGACTCGACTGGATGTGCCGGGAATTGTACGGCGCTTAAAGCAAGGCGCTCAACCGACTGATACTGTGCGTAACATTCTTGAAAAAGCGAATGTCTTTGAACAACTCAAAGCAACAACTGCGGAAAACTAATGATATGACAACACAATCGACTTCACCCACTCCAGATTATTTGGAGTTGGTACGGATGCTGATTCATCCGTTTCTAGAGTTTCCAGAGGAGTTGAAGATCGATTGTGAGGTGTCTACGAGTAAACCTCTGGTCTGGATACGGGTGGCGTTTTCGCCGAAGGATAAGGCGAAGGTGTATGGCCGAGGTGGCCGGAATATAGAGGCGATTAAAACGGTGCTGTTAACGGCAGCTCAGGCTGCTGGACAGTCGGTTTATTTGGATGTGTATGGTGGGTTCCATGTGGCGGGCGATCGCCATGAGTCTCATGAACACCATGAGGAGGGTCAAGTCCGAGATCGGAGTAAACCGCGCAAACCCTCGCGACCGGAACCGCGTCGAGTTCAAGGGCCTTATCGCCGATGAGGACTAAAGGACTGGCAATTTGTTGCTTGGGTTGGGGTGGATGATGAGCAGTGAACAGGCAATCATTCAACTGCCGAGTCCCGATAGTGCGATCGCATTATCGGGAGTCCAAGGCGAAAACCTGAAAATTCTCAGTAGACAAACGGGAGCAACTGTGGTACTGAGGGGTCAGGAGTTGCTGATTTCGGGCACAGCGAAACAGGTAGAGTTGTGTTCGGCTTTGGTGCGATCGCTCGAAGAGTTCTGGGGTAAGGGTAAGTTGCTCTCTGGTGTGGATGTCCTCACGGCCCGCCATGCTCTGGATACGGGCCGGCAGGACGAACACCAGGATCTGAAGAAAAATGTCCTCGCTCGTACCCGTCGAGGGGAGGAGATTCGGGCGAAAACCTTTGCCCAGAAGCGCTATGTGGAGTCGGTGCGAACTCAAGATTTGACGTTTTGTATTGGCCCAGCCGGAACCGGAAA from Roseofilum capinflatum BLCC-M114 encodes the following:
- a CDS encoding RloB family protein, translated to MARKGKSENKLKRKKGDRKPKDYFLIVVEGKTEDQYFQSLKEELQLVTTKIEVVAAYGGKSGDVRKVVQEGKRLQEKKKPDRLYCVFDGDRPEFDEACKMAKDDEPIFSIPCFDLWFLLHFEYTSSPLTSEQVCDKVDRIFKEQEILKPNESYEKEKGRDYYTCLRTEQERAIKGAKQLMKEQEENDSNNPLTRVHLLVEELKKVNMR
- the rpsP gene encoding 30S ribosomal protein S16, which produces MIKLRLKRFGKKREVSYRIVAMPSTTRREARPLEELGFYNPRTDETRLDVPGIVRRLKQGAQPTDTVRNILEKANVFEQLKATTAEN
- a CDS encoding KH domain-containing protein; this translates as MTTQSTSPTPDYLELVRMLIHPFLEFPEELKIDCEVSTSKPLVWIRVAFSPKDKAKVYGRGGRNIEAIKTVLLTAAQAAGQSVYLDVYGGFHVAGDRHESHEHHEEGQVRDRSKPRKPSRPEPRRVQGPYRR